A genomic stretch from Streptomyces sp. QL37 includes:
- the treS gene encoding maltose alpha-D-glucosyltransferase, translating into MIVNEPVHDLFEDTPAKDRDPDWFKRAVFYEVLVRSFQDSNGDGVGDLKGLTAKLDYLQWLGVDCLWLPPFFKSPLRDGGYDVSDYTAVLPEFGDLADFVEFVDAAHQRGMRVIIDFVMNHTSDQHDWFQQSRTDPDGPYGDYYVWADDDKQFPDARIIFVDTETSNWTFDPVRKQYYWHRFFSHQPDLNYENPAVQEEIISALRFWLDLGIDGFRVDAVPYLYQREGTNCENLPETHGFLKRVRKEIDANYPDTVLLAEANQWPEDVVDYFGDYTAGGDECHMAFHFPVMPRIFMAVRRESRYPVSEILAKTPAIPSGCQWGIFLRNHDELTLEMVTDEERDYMYAEYAKDPRMRANIGIRRRLAPLLDNDRNQIELFTALLLSLPGSPILYYGDEIGMGDNIWLGDRDAVRTPMQWTPDRNAGFSSSDPGRLYLPTIMDPVYGYQVTNVEASMASPSSLLHWTRRMIEIRKQNPAFGLGSYSELPSSNPAVIAFTREYKDDLVLCVHNFSRFAQPTELDLRAFDGRHPVELIGGVRFPAVGQWPYLLTLAGHGFYWFRLRKDAPVG; encoded by the coding sequence ATGATCGTCAATGAGCCTGTCCACGACCTGTTCGAGGACACTCCCGCCAAGGACCGCGATCCCGACTGGTTCAAGCGCGCCGTCTTCTACGAGGTACTCGTGCGGTCCTTCCAGGACTCGAACGGGGACGGCGTCGGTGACCTCAAAGGCCTCACCGCCAAGCTGGACTACCTCCAGTGGCTGGGCGTCGACTGCCTGTGGCTGCCGCCGTTCTTCAAGTCGCCTCTGCGTGACGGTGGTTACGACGTATCCGACTACACGGCCGTGCTGCCCGAATTCGGCGACCTCGCCGACTTCGTGGAGTTCGTCGACGCCGCGCACCAGCGCGGCATGCGCGTGATCATCGACTTCGTCATGAACCACACGAGCGATCAGCACGACTGGTTCCAGCAGTCCCGCACCGACCCGGACGGGCCCTACGGCGACTACTACGTCTGGGCCGACGACGACAAGCAGTTCCCGGACGCGCGGATCATCTTCGTCGACACGGAGACGTCCAACTGGACCTTCGACCCGGTCCGCAAGCAGTACTACTGGCACCGGTTCTTCTCGCACCAGCCCGATCTCAACTACGAGAACCCGGCGGTGCAGGAGGAGATCATCTCGGCCCTGCGTTTCTGGCTGGACCTCGGCATCGACGGCTTCCGCGTCGACGCCGTGCCCTACCTCTACCAGCGCGAGGGCACCAACTGCGAGAACCTCCCGGAGACCCACGGCTTCCTCAAGCGGGTCCGCAAGGAGATCGACGCCAACTACCCGGACACGGTGCTGCTGGCCGAGGCCAACCAGTGGCCGGAGGACGTCGTCGACTACTTCGGCGACTACACGGCCGGCGGCGACGAGTGCCACATGGCGTTCCACTTCCCGGTGATGCCCCGCATCTTCATGGCCGTACGGCGTGAGAGCCGCTACCCGGTCTCGGAGATCCTGGCGAAGACCCCGGCGATCCCGTCGGGCTGCCAGTGGGGCATCTTCCTGCGCAACCACGACGAGCTCACGCTCGAAATGGTCACGGACGAAGAGCGCGACTACATGTACGCGGAGTACGCCAAGGATCCGCGGATGCGGGCCAACATCGGCATCCGCCGGCGTCTCGCACCACTCCTGGACAACGACCGCAACCAGATCGAGCTGTTCACGGCGCTGCTGCTGTCGCTGCCCGGCTCCCCGATCCTCTACTACGGGGACGAGATCGGGATGGGCGACAACATCTGGCTGGGCGACCGTGACGCCGTGCGCACCCCGATGCAGTGGACGCCCGACCGCAACGCCGGCTTCTCCTCCAGCGACCCGGGGCGGCTCTACCTCCCCACGATCATGGATCCGGTCTACGGCTACCAGGTCACCAATGTCGAGGCGTCGATGGCCTCGCCGTCGTCGCTGCTGCACTGGACGCGGCGGATGATCGAGATCCGCAAGCAGAATCCCGCCTTCGGCCTCGGCTCGTACAGCGAGCTGCCGTCGTCGAACCCCGCGGTGATCGCGTTCACCCGCGAGTACAAGGACGATCTCGTGCTGTGCGTCCACAACTTCTCGCGGTTCGCGCAGCCGACGGAGCTCGATCTGCGGGCCTTCGACGGGCGTCATCCGGTGGAGCTGATCGGTGGGGTGCGTTTCCCCGCCGTCGGTCAGTGGCCCTACCTGCTGACTCTCGCGGGGCACGGCTTCTACTGGTTCCGGCTGCGGAAGGACGCTCCGGTCGGCTGA